Proteins encoded within one genomic window of Aquamicrobium lusatiense:
- a CDS encoding formate--tetrahydrofolate ligase: protein EIMTMPGLPSKPSSENIYLNENGDIEGLS from the coding sequence GCGAGATCATGACCATGCCCGGCCTCCCCTCCAAGCCATCATCCGAGAACATCTATCTCAACGAAAATGGCGATATCGAAGGGCTAAGCTGA
- a CDS encoding anthranilate synthase, which produces MTVEILDNGAERFITSGGIEITRQRHDRPYAGAIETYIDGLDSRRGAVFSSNYEYPGRYTRWDTAIIDPPVVISARDRSMRIEALNERGTALLPTLHAALAGLAEVHITEVTGALILLEVNKPDRIFTEEERSRAPSVFTVLRAITALFHTTDDSNLGLYGAFGYDLAFQFDPVDYKLKRADSQRDLVLFLPDEILVVDHYSAKAWTDRYDYAGKDFSTEGLTRATPAAPFTPSDRTPPRGDHKPGEYAALVRSAMASFKRGDLFEVVPGQTFYERCESAPSDIARRLKTTNPSPYSFFINLGEGEYLIGASPEMFVRVNGRRVETCPISGTIKRGEDAISDSEQILKLLNSKKDESELTMCSDVDRNDKSRVCEPGSVRVIGRRQIEMYSRLIHTVDHIEGRLREGMDAFDAFLSHAWAVTVTGAPKLWAMRFIENNEKSPRAWYGGAIGMVHFNGDLNTGLTLRTIRINDGIAEVRAGATLLFDSVPEDEEAETELKASAMLSAIRDAKAGNSAAVERATARVGEGLNILLVDHEDSFVHTLANYFRQTGANVSTVRTPVADSVFDELKPHLVVLSPGPGTPRDFDCAATIGKARQRKLPIFGVCLGLQALAEAYGGELRQLAVPMHGKPSRIRVSKQGIIFSGLPREVTVGRYHSIFADPARLPREFEVTATSEDGTIMAFEHQKEPVAAVQFHPESIMTLGGDAGMRIIENIVVHLPRRAREKLA; this is translated from the coding sequence ATGACGGTGGAAATTCTCGATAACGGAGCGGAACGCTTTATCACCTCGGGGGGGATTGAGATCACCCGCCAGCGCCATGACCGGCCCTATGCCGGGGCGATCGAAACCTACATCGACGGGCTGGATTCACGTCGCGGCGCCGTCTTCTCCTCCAACTATGAATATCCCGGTCGCTATACACGCTGGGACACCGCGATAATCGATCCGCCAGTGGTCATTTCCGCCCGCGACCGTTCCATGCGCATCGAGGCGCTCAACGAGCGCGGCACAGCCCTGCTGCCGACGCTCCACGCCGCTCTTGCCGGTCTGGCCGAAGTTCACATCACGGAAGTGACCGGTGCACTCATCCTGCTTGAGGTAAACAAGCCGGACCGCATATTCACCGAGGAAGAGCGCAGCCGCGCGCCCTCGGTCTTCACCGTTCTGCGCGCCATCACCGCCCTCTTCCACACCACGGACGACAGCAATCTCGGCCTTTACGGCGCCTTCGGCTACGATCTCGCCTTCCAGTTCGATCCGGTGGACTACAAGCTGAAGCGCGCGGACAGCCAGCGCGACCTCGTGCTGTTCCTGCCCGACGAGATCCTCGTCGTCGACCACTATTCGGCGAAGGCGTGGACCGATCGCTATGACTATGCGGGCAAGGATTTTTCCACCGAGGGCCTGACGCGCGCGACTCCGGCCGCCCCCTTCACACCGTCGGACCGCACACCGCCTCGCGGCGACCACAAGCCCGGCGAATATGCGGCGCTGGTGCGCAGCGCCATGGCGAGCTTCAAGCGCGGCGACCTGTTCGAGGTCGTGCCCGGCCAGACTTTCTACGAGCGCTGCGAAAGTGCGCCTTCCGACATCGCCCGCCGCCTGAAGACGACCAATCCCTCGCCCTACTCCTTCTTCATCAATCTCGGCGAAGGTGAATATCTGATCGGCGCATCGCCGGAAATGTTCGTGCGGGTCAACGGCCGCCGGGTCGAGACATGCCCGATCTCCGGCACCATAAAACGCGGTGAGGACGCGATCTCCGATTCGGAGCAGATCCTGAAACTGCTCAACTCCAAGAAGGACGAGAGCGAACTCACCATGTGCTCGGATGTCGACCGCAACGACAAGAGCCGGGTGTGCGAGCCGGGTTCGGTACGCGTGATCGGGCGGCGCCAGATCGAGATGTATTCGCGCCTTATCCACACCGTCGACCATATCGAGGGCCGCCTGCGCGAGGGCATGGATGCCTTTGATGCCTTTCTCAGCCACGCCTGGGCCGTCACTGTCACCGGGGCGCCGAAATTGTGGGCTATGCGTTTCATCGAGAACAACGAGAAAAGCCCCCGCGCCTGGTATGGCGGGGCCATCGGCATGGTGCATTTCAACGGCGATCTCAATACCGGCTTGACGCTGCGCACCATCCGCATCAATGACGGCATTGCCGAAGTGCGCGCCGGCGCGACACTTCTGTTCGATTCCGTCCCTGAGGACGAAGAAGCCGAAACCGAATTGAAGGCCTCCGCCATGCTTTCCGCCATCCGCGACGCCAAGGCCGGCAACAGCGCCGCCGTCGAACGGGCCACCGCCCGCGTCGGGGAGGGGCTGAACATATTGCTGGTCGACCATGAAGACAGCTTCGTCCACACGCTGGCAAACTACTTCCGCCAAACCGGCGCGAACGTCTCCACCGTGCGCACGCCGGTAGCCGATTCGGTGTTCGACGAACTGAAGCCGCATCTGGTGGTGCTGTCACCCGGTCCGGGCACACCCAGGGACTTCGACTGCGCAGCCACCATCGGCAAGGCGCGCCAGCGTAAGCTGCCGATCTTCGGTGTCTGCCTCGGGCTGCAGGCGCTTGCCGAAGCCTATGGCGGAGAGTTGCGCCAGCTTGCCGTTCCGATGCACGGCAAGCCGTCGCGCATTCGCGTGTCGAAGCAAGGCATCATCTTCTCCGGCCTGCCAAGGGAAGTCACAGTCGGCCGGTACCACTCCATCTTTGCCGATCCCGCCCGCCTTCCCCGCGAATTCGAGGTAACGGCCACCAGCGAGGACGGCACCATCATGGCTTTCGAGCATCAGAAGGAACCGGTGGCGGCCGTCCAGTTCCATCCCGAATCGATCATGACGCTGGGCGGCGACGCCGGCATGCGCATCATCGAGAACATCGTCGTTCACCTGCCCCGAAGGGCACGGGAAAAGCTGGCCTGA
- a CDS encoding cation diffusion facilitator family transporter, with protein MHQDRNASKRRVQILAVWSILIALGVMGLKFLAWRMTGSVALYSDALESIVNLITAGAALWAIRVSHKPADSDHPFGHHKAEYFSAVLEGVLIVVAALLIMAQVWDTIQAPQAMEQPWEGMAINGFAALINCIWATVLIRSGRRARSPALVADGQHIMTDVVTSAGVIIGLVAAVFTGWHVLDPLLALIVAVNILYQGWKVMGESLNGLMDRSVDIEDQMRIRDIISVNSRGALEVHDLKTRIAGRATFIEFHMVVDSDMPVGEAHIICDRIEDALKADNPSVRVTIHVEPDDEAKLPKGSVAVPFA; from the coding sequence ATGCATCAGGATCGGAACGCGTCGAAGCGCAGGGTGCAGATCCTTGCCGTCTGGTCGATCCTGATCGCCCTCGGTGTCATGGGGCTGAAATTCCTCGCCTGGCGCATGACCGGCTCCGTGGCGCTCTATTCCGATGCGCTGGAGTCCATCGTCAATCTCATCACCGCAGGCGCGGCCCTGTGGGCCATCCGCGTCAGCCACAAGCCGGCAGACAGCGACCATCCCTTCGGGCATCACAAGGCCGAATATTTCTCGGCCGTGCTCGAAGGTGTACTGATCGTGGTGGCGGCGCTGCTGATCATGGCTCAGGTGTGGGACACGATCCAGGCTCCGCAGGCCATGGAACAGCCATGGGAAGGCATGGCCATCAATGGCTTTGCCGCTCTCATCAACTGCATATGGGCGACGGTCCTGATCCGCTCGGGCCGCCGCGCCAGATCGCCCGCTTTGGTTGCCGATGGCCAGCACATCATGACCGACGTCGTAACCTCGGCGGGGGTCATCATCGGCCTTGTCGCCGCCGTGTTTACCGGCTGGCATGTGCTGGACCCGCTGCTGGCGCTGATTGTCGCCGTGAACATCCTCTATCAGGGCTGGAAGGTGATGGGCGAATCCCTGAACGGCCTCATGGACCGCAGCGTCGACATCGAAGATCAGATGCGCATCCGGGATATCATCTCCGTCAACTCCAGGGGTGCGCTGGAAGTCCACGATCTCAAGACCCGCATTGCCGGGCGCGCCACCTTCATCGAGTTTCACATGGTGGTGGATTCCGACATGCCTGTCGGCGAAGCGCACATCATCTGTGACCGGATCGAAGACGCGCTGAAAGCCGACAACCCTTCCGTGCGTGTGACAATTCACGTCGAACCGGATGATGAAGCCAAGCTGCCGAAAGGCAGCGTGGCGGTTCCCTTCGCCTGA
- a CDS encoding putative quinol monooxygenase, whose protein sequence is MYGLIGKLRAAPGKRDELLELILKTATALPGCLSYVVSRDPADSSALWVTEVWADAESHQASLQLPHVQETIARARPLVSGFEFQVETEPAGGIGLP, encoded by the coding sequence ATGTATGGGCTGATCGGAAAATTGCGCGCAGCGCCGGGCAAGCGCGACGAGCTTCTGGAGCTCATCCTGAAAACCGCCACCGCTCTGCCGGGCTGCCTCAGCTATGTGGTTTCCCGCGACCCGGCCGACTCTTCGGCTCTTTGGGTAACAGAGGTGTGGGCCGACGCCGAGAGCCATCAGGCCTCGCTGCAGCTTCCCCATGTTCAGGAAACCATCGCCAGGGCCCGCCCTCTGGTTTCGGGCTTTGAGTTTCAGGTCGAGACAGAACCGGCCGGAGGCATCGGCCTGCCCTGA
- a CDS encoding AbrB family transcriptional regulator, with amino-acid sequence MDQTSQKPQEQKTASRLSHASPPLQWALLFVLSALVVVLLELASVPAPLLIGPMLAGIVIGVSGGAVRVPTPAFGLAQGVIGCLIANSVSADILGLFYASWPPILGAVMATLAASGFLGWLISRLRILPGTTALWGSAPGAAAVMVLMAGSFGADQRLVAVMQYLRVIIISLSASLIAGLWIDTTRVDVPDIIWFPPLQTGLLVTLAVAIGGASLGKVLRLPSPFFLGAMFIGMALHLGTGLEFDLPPWLLGMSYAMIGWHVGLGFTRPALHHAMRALPQILGSIAALLIFCAGLGWLMSRMLGIDPMTAYLATSPGAMETIAIIAAATAKVDLSFVMAMQTSRFMIVLLIGPPIARLFARRMVN; translated from the coding sequence ATGGACCAGACAAGCCAAAAGCCTCAGGAGCAAAAGACCGCATCACGACTGTCACATGCTTCGCCGCCTCTCCAGTGGGCTCTCCTCTTCGTCCTTTCCGCCTTGGTGGTGGTGCTGCTCGAACTCGCCAGTGTTCCCGCTCCGCTGCTGATCGGGCCGATGCTGGCCGGCATCGTGATCGGCGTGAGCGGCGGCGCGGTGCGCGTACCAACACCTGCCTTCGGCCTCGCGCAGGGTGTGATTGGCTGTCTCATCGCCAACTCCGTGTCCGCTGACATTCTTGGCCTTTTCTATGCAAGCTGGCCTCCAATTCTCGGCGCGGTTATGGCTACGCTTGCCGCGTCAGGCTTTCTCGGATGGCTCATCAGCCGCCTGCGCATACTGCCGGGAACCACTGCCCTGTGGGGATCGGCCCCCGGTGCGGCAGCGGTGATGGTGCTGATGGCGGGCTCCTTCGGTGCTGATCAGCGTCTTGTCGCTGTCATGCAGTATTTGCGGGTCATCATCATTTCCCTATCCGCTTCTCTGATTGCCGGCCTGTGGATCGATACGACCCGGGTCGACGTACCGGACATCATCTGGTTTCCGCCGCTGCAAACCGGCTTGCTGGTCACTCTGGCCGTGGCGATCGGTGGAGCCAGCCTCGGCAAGGTGCTGCGGCTGCCCTCGCCGTTTTTTCTTGGGGCGATGTTCATCGGCATGGCGCTGCATCTCGGCACCGGTCTGGAATTCGATCTGCCGCCATGGCTGCTGGGCATGAGCTACGCGATGATCGGCTGGCACGTCGGACTGGGTTTTACCCGACCTGCCCTTCACCATGCCATGCGCGCCCTGCCCCAGATTCTCGGCTCGATCGCTGCCTTGCTGATATTCTGCGCCGGGCTCGGCTGGCTCATGAGCCGGATGCTGGGTATCGACCCGATGACGGCCTATCTCGCAACCAGCCCCGGAGCCATGGAAACGATTGCCATCATCGCAGCTGCCACCGCCAAGGTTGATCTGTCATTCGTGATGGCCATGCAAACATCCCGCTTTATGATCGTGCTGCTGATCGGGCCGCCCATAGCGAGGCTGTTTGCACGCAGGATGGTCAACTGA
- the leuA gene encoding 2-isopropylmalate synthase: MTMNAKQPVATSSSRKGMPDAAQKYHPFPAPDMSARTWPSKRIEKAPIWCSVDLRDGNQALVDPMGQDRKARMFQLLLDMGFPEIEIGFPSASQTDFDFCRWAIEEGNVPDDVDLQVLVQCRPELITRTFEALEGANTPIIHFYNSTSELQRRVVFAKDVGGIKQIATDAAKMIMDMAAKAGGGYRFQYSPESFTGTELEVALEICNAVTEIVNPTPDNKLILNLPSTVEMNTPNVYADQIEWMCRNLDRRDSLIISLHPHNDRGTGIAATELGLMAGADRVEGTLFGNGERTGNVDVVTLALNMYTQGVDPQLDCTDINRMKDVYEYSNQLRIAERHPYVGELVYTAFSGSHQDAINKGMIALKKANSPVWEVPYLPIDPQDVGRSYEAIIRINSQSGKGGIAYIMQTDYGINLPRNLQVEFREVIQEITDEEGKELPSRRIHDEFQRIYVEQPAGRMKFVDHHTFPDSSVKGRRILEATIIDNGRETKIEGVGTGPIDGFVDALSRHIGVPMSVLDYSEHSLQSGSNASAISYVEIEHPGGRLFGVGINTNIVAASLEAIVSAANRIVAGK; this comes from the coding sequence ATGACGATGAACGCAAAGCAACCCGTTGCCACCAGTTCCAGCCGCAAGGGCATGCCGGACGCGGCACAGAAATACCATCCTTTCCCCGCACCGGACATGTCAGCCCGAACCTGGCCCTCGAAGCGCATCGAGAAGGCGCCGATCTGGTGCTCGGTGGATTTGCGCGACGGCAATCAGGCGCTGGTCGACCCGATGGGGCAGGACCGCAAGGCCCGCATGTTCCAGCTGCTGCTCGACATGGGCTTCCCGGAAATCGAGATCGGCTTCCCTTCCGCCTCGCAGACCGATTTCGACTTCTGCCGCTGGGCGATCGAAGAAGGCAATGTGCCGGATGATGTCGATCTGCAGGTGCTGGTGCAGTGCCGGCCGGAACTGATCACCCGTACCTTCGAGGCACTCGAAGGCGCCAATACGCCGATCATCCACTTCTACAATTCAACCAGCGAATTGCAGCGTCGCGTCGTCTTCGCAAAGGATGTCGGCGGCATCAAGCAGATTGCCACCGATGCCGCAAAGATGATCATGGACATGGCCGCAAAGGCCGGTGGCGGCTATCGTTTCCAGTATTCGCCGGAGAGCTTCACCGGCACCGAGCTCGAAGTGGCGCTGGAGATCTGCAATGCGGTCACGGAAATCGTCAATCCGACCCCGGACAACAAGCTGATCCTCAACCTGCCTTCGACCGTCGAGATGAACACGCCCAATGTCTACGCGGACCAGATCGAATGGATGTGCCGCAACCTCGATCGGCGCGACAGCCTGATCATCTCGCTGCATCCGCACAATGATCGTGGCACCGGCATCGCCGCCACCGAGCTCGGCCTGATGGCAGGCGCGGACCGCGTGGAAGGCACCTTGTTCGGCAATGGCGAGCGCACCGGCAATGTCGATGTGGTGACTCTGGCGCTCAACATGTACACGCAGGGCGTGGATCCGCAGCTCGACTGCACCGACATCAACCGGATGAAGGACGTCTACGAATACTCCAACCAGCTCAGGATCGCCGAGCGCCACCCCTATGTCGGCGAGCTGGTTTACACGGCCTTCTCCGGCTCGCATCAGGACGCCATCAACAAGGGCATGATTGCCCTGAAGAAGGCCAATTCGCCTGTGTGGGAAGTGCCCTATCTGCCGATCGACCCGCAGGATGTCGGCCGCTCATACGAGGCCATCATCCGCATCAACTCGCAGTCGGGCAAGGGCGGCATCGCCTACATCATGCAGACCGACTACGGCATCAACCTGCCGCGCAACCTGCAGGTGGAGTTCCGCGAGGTGATTCAGGAAATCACCGACGAGGAAGGCAAGGAACTCCCCTCGCGCCGTATCCACGACGAATTCCAGCGCATTTATGTCGAGCAGCCGGCAGGCCGGATGAAGTTTGTCGACCATCACACCTTCCCCGACAGCAGCGTGAAGGGTCGCCGTATTCTCGAAGCCACGATCATCGATAACGGCAGGGAGACGAAGATCGAAGGCGTCGGCACCGGTCCGATCGACGGCTTTGTCGATGCCCTCTCGCGCCATATCGGCGTACCGATGTCGGTGCTCGACTATTCAGAGCACTCGCTCCAGAGCGGTTCCAATGCTTCCGCCATCTCCTATGTAGAGATCGAGCATCCGGGCGGACGGCTGTTCGGCGTGGGCATCAACACCAATATCGTTGCCGCGTCACTCGAAGCGATCGTATCGGCAGCAAATCGAATCGTAGCCGGTAAGTAA